The following proteins are co-located in the Spirosoma montaniterrae genome:
- a CDS encoding WbqC family protein, which produces MTLAIMQPYFLPYIGYMQLMKAVDTFVLYDDVAFINRGWINRNKLLINGQEYLFTVPLKDASQNKRINEVHLADDPKWRGKLLKTIEQGYRKAPHYETVMPLTEKIINFATDSIADLVHTSLVELNQYLNLQTQLVPSSSIYNNADLKAQERILDICRQTNATRYINPIGGTELYDKPTFANAGIELNFIKAKQVIYKQSVRATDNSEFIPWLSVVDILMWCDVPTVQAMLTEYELL; this is translated from the coding sequence ATGACACTCGCCATAATGCAGCCGTATTTCCTGCCCTACATTGGCTACATGCAGTTGATGAAGGCCGTCGATACGTTTGTTCTATACGATGACGTAGCATTTATTAACCGGGGCTGGATTAATCGCAACAAGCTGCTTATAAACGGGCAGGAGTACCTGTTCACGGTGCCGCTCAAAGACGCCAGTCAGAACAAACGAATCAACGAAGTACACCTGGCCGATGACCCGAAGTGGCGGGGTAAGTTGTTGAAAACCATTGAACAGGGGTATCGCAAAGCTCCTCATTATGAAACGGTAATGCCGCTAACCGAAAAAATTATCAATTTTGCGACCGATTCCATTGCCGACCTGGTTCATACAAGTTTGGTTGAGTTGAACCAATACCTCAACTTACAGACGCAGTTGGTACCGTCGTCATCGATTTATAACAACGCCGACTTGAAAGCCCAGGAGCGTATTCTGGATATTTGCCGACAAACGAACGCCACACGGTATATCAACCCCATTGGCGGCACTGAATTATACGACAAACCAACCTTTGCCAATGCCGGAATCGAACTCAACTTTATCAAAGCGAAACAGGTCATATACAAACAGTCGGTGCGGGCAACCGACAACAGCGAATTTATTCCGTGGCTGTCGGTTGTGGATATTCTGATGTGGTGCGACGTGCCGACGGTGCAGGCAATGCTAACCGAGTATGAACTTTTATAA
- a CDS encoding polysaccharide ABC transporter ATP-binding protein: MSVITVENISKQYIIDHQKGKGSNTLRDVLVENFRQLFNGKNKADGLTREEFWALRDVSFSIEQGDRVGIVGHNGAGKSTMLKILSKIIEPTTGSVRIRGRVASLLEVGTGFHPELTGRENIYLNGSLLGMSRSEIRKQFDAIVAFAGVEKFLDTPVKRYSSGMYVRLGFAISAHLDPEIMIVDEVLAVGDAEFQKKSLGKMRDNSASGRTIIFVSHNLTAVQALCNKTLYFEKGRLIEQGETNQVIASYLSKVSKTRLKREWDTPEDAPGNDLVRIRRIELIPDYPDDLTHIDVRTPMKVRFEFWNMMEKANLNLSLHLNSLTGECIFNIGTQSRPYGKGLIAGECVIPGYFLNDGSYTISVMVVKDTVTPLYIMEEGITFDVEDYREGIAWYGKWPGYVRPQFPFDMGMLEPVNS, translated from the coding sequence ATGTCTGTCATTACCGTCGAAAATATAAGTAAGCAATACATCATCGACCATCAGAAGGGCAAGGGTTCCAACACCCTTCGCGACGTGCTGGTGGAGAATTTTCGTCAACTTTTCAACGGTAAAAACAAGGCGGACGGTCTTACCAGGGAGGAGTTCTGGGCCTTGCGCGACGTTAGTTTTTCAATTGAACAGGGCGACCGCGTGGGTATCGTCGGGCATAACGGTGCCGGTAAATCGACGATGCTCAAAATCCTGAGCAAAATCATCGAACCAACCACCGGCAGTGTCCGCATTCGGGGGCGGGTTGCTTCGCTGCTTGAAGTCGGTACGGGCTTTCACCCTGAACTGACGGGCCGCGAGAATATCTACCTTAACGGGTCGCTGCTGGGCATGAGCCGCAGCGAAATTCGTAAACAGTTCGACGCCATCGTGGCGTTCGCCGGAGTTGAGAAATTCCTCGATACTCCCGTGAAACGCTATTCATCAGGAATGTACGTTCGGTTAGGGTTTGCTATCTCGGCTCACCTCGACCCCGAAATCATGATTGTCGACGAAGTGCTGGCTGTGGGCGACGCTGAATTTCAGAAGAAAAGTCTCGGCAAAATGCGCGATAATTCGGCCAGTGGGCGGACTATCATTTTCGTGAGCCACAACCTGACCGCCGTGCAGGCACTCTGTAACAAAACGCTGTATTTTGAGAAAGGACGACTCATCGAGCAGGGTGAAACCAATCAGGTGATTGCCTCGTATCTGAGTAAAGTGTCGAAAACGCGCCTGAAACGGGAATGGGATACGCCCGAAGACGCGCCCGGCAATGATCTGGTGCGCATTCGGCGAATCGAACTGATTCCCGATTACCCCGACGACCTGACCCATATCGACGTCAGAACGCCCATGAAGGTGCGGTTTGAGTTCTGGAACATGATGGAGAAGGCAAACCTGAACCTGTCGCTGCACCTGAATTCGCTGACGGGCGAGTGTATCTTCAACATCGGTACGCAATCGCGTCCATATGGCAAAGGGCTGATTGCTGGCGAATGCGTTATTCCGGGCTATTTTCTGAACGATGGCTCCTATACCATTTCGGTCATGGTAGTGAAGGATACCGTTACGCCCCTCTACATTATGGAAGAAGGCATTACCTTTGACGTGGAAGATTACCGAGAGGGCATCGCCTGGTACGGTAAATGGCCGGGCTACGTTCGTCCGCAGTTTCCGTTTGACATGGGGATGCTCGAACCTGTAAACAGTTAA
- a CDS encoding polysaccharide biosynthesis/export family protein, whose protein sequence is MQNSSVNQHVSRNSFHSVTSLITGRLRVCVVTLLLTATGLAAQAQVAPAPSGGGVVAPSTPAGPASQPGRGTAQPGRGTGLPPGVNTNNLPANVQQQIQQRAAQQQGNNGGRTAPQQADANGDPDVREMSADSLNTPEEAEKKAALEDGYEAARVREAAELRRKLFGSSIFNNRSLATSFQPNLSMATPRNYIVGPGDRLNIRVYGYSEFDFSQTVSPEGNVYIAQGTGIGPIFVSGLSVEQVKTRLSSRLSAKFVGLKSSAAGSANTYLEVSLSGIRSIRVTVTGDALRPGTYTLSSLSTVMNAIYQAGGPNELGSFRKVQLIRNNRVAATLDLYDYLLNGTQRNDLRLQDNDNIRFTTFISRVEITGTVKRINIFEMLPGETLDRLLFYAGDFAANAYKSRIKVTRLTDRERKVIDVAAADFKTFVMQDGDIADVERLLDRFENQVNIEGAVFRPGQYSLDQNKTLTQLIKTAEGLKGDAFVGRINIIRTREDLAIENLTVNLTNILAGTEPDVPLQREDQVVIPSKFELAQTALISVQGEVNRPSSDMPYMANMTLNDALVRAGGMLESAATSQIEVVRRKKDFDPKSTSSQLADIFRFDVSRDLSINADVNRFVLEPFDQIIVRRSPNYAIQTYAAVEGEVIVPGQYAIKSKEQKVSDLITLAGGLTPQAYVEGATLVRIVQLSPDEIARQQQAIRDAADAASTAGRVIVETEDSAAQQSQAIGINMKKILEDPNSSENILVQAGDILRIPKILETVRIQGEVLQPSTVKYRVGQTFQDYISQAGGFTSKSQRRRSFIVYANGSVDRTRKFMFFNIYPRVQPGSEVVVPKRNAVPLTPQQILASTAGTISSLLSVIGLIIALTRVGN, encoded by the coding sequence ATGCAAAATTCATCAGTTAACCAACACGTTTCGCGTAATTCTTTCCACTCCGTAACATCTCTGATTACCGGTCGGCTCCGGGTATGCGTTGTTACACTGCTGCTCACTGCCACTGGCCTTGCGGCTCAGGCGCAGGTTGCTCCAGCACCGTCGGGCGGGGGCGTTGTTGCTCCTTCAACTCCAGCCGGTCCGGCATCGCAGCCCGGTCGTGGAACGGCACAGCCCGGGCGCGGAACGGGGTTGCCTCCGGGGGTTAACACCAACAACCTTCCGGCCAATGTTCAACAGCAAATTCAGCAGCGGGCCGCTCAGCAGCAAGGCAATAACGGAGGACGAACAGCCCCGCAACAGGCCGATGCCAACGGTGATCCAGATGTTCGGGAAATGTCTGCCGATAGTTTGAATACGCCTGAAGAAGCGGAGAAAAAAGCAGCATTGGAAGACGGCTACGAAGCCGCCCGCGTTCGTGAAGCCGCCGAACTACGTCGTAAATTGTTCGGGAGTTCGATCTTCAACAACCGATCACTGGCAACTTCCTTTCAGCCGAATCTGTCAATGGCTACACCCCGTAACTACATCGTTGGCCCCGGCGACCGGCTCAATATTCGGGTGTATGGTTATTCTGAGTTTGACTTTAGCCAGACTGTTTCGCCCGAAGGTAACGTATACATTGCACAAGGTACTGGAATTGGCCCTATTTTCGTGTCAGGGCTGTCGGTCGAACAGGTTAAAACGCGCTTGTCCAGCCGGTTGTCGGCTAAGTTCGTAGGGTTGAAAAGTTCGGCGGCTGGTTCGGCCAACACCTACCTCGAAGTGTCGCTGTCCGGTATTCGCAGCATCCGCGTAACGGTTACGGGCGACGCGCTCCGGCCCGGCACCTATACGCTCTCGTCGCTCTCAACGGTGATGAACGCCATTTATCAGGCGGGTGGCCCCAATGAGTTAGGTTCGTTTCGCAAAGTGCAACTGATTCGGAACAACCGGGTAGCAGCTACGCTCGACTTGTACGACTATCTGCTGAATGGTACGCAGCGCAACGACCTCCGGTTGCAGGATAATGACAACATCCGGTTCACGACCTTCATCAGCCGGGTCGAAATTACGGGGACGGTAAAACGCATCAATATCTTTGAGATGCTGCCCGGCGAAACACTTGACCGGCTACTATTCTACGCTGGTGATTTTGCCGCCAATGCGTATAAAAGCCGTATTAAAGTAACCCGCCTGACCGACCGCGAACGAAAGGTGATTGACGTGGCCGCTGCCGATTTTAAAACATTCGTCATGCAGGACGGCGACATAGCCGACGTTGAGCGGCTTCTGGATCGCTTTGAGAATCAGGTCAATATCGAAGGAGCGGTTTTCCGTCCGGGTCAGTATTCGCTCGATCAGAACAAGACTCTGACGCAGCTTATCAAAACAGCCGAGGGGCTGAAAGGGGATGCTTTTGTTGGGCGTATCAACATCATCCGTACCCGCGAAGATCTGGCAATTGAAAACCTGACAGTCAACCTGACCAACATTCTGGCAGGCACCGAACCCGACGTACCGCTTCAGCGTGAAGATCAGGTAGTAATCCCGTCGAAGTTTGAACTGGCCCAGACCGCGCTGATATCGGTGCAGGGCGAAGTAAACCGGCCCAGCAGCGATATGCCGTACATGGCAAACATGACCTTGAACGATGCGTTGGTACGGGCAGGTGGTATGCTCGAATCAGCGGCCACGTCGCAAATTGAGGTAGTTCGCCGAAAGAAAGATTTCGACCCCAAATCAACGTCTTCACAGTTGGCCGATATTTTCCGATTCGACGTAAGCCGCGACCTGTCGATCAACGCTGACGTGAACCGGTTTGTACTCGAACCGTTCGACCAGATTATTGTGCGCCGGTCGCCTAATTACGCAATTCAGACCTATGCTGCGGTTGAAGGCGAGGTAATTGTTCCGGGCCAATATGCCATTAAAAGCAAAGAGCAGAAAGTGTCGGACCTGATTACCTTAGCTGGTGGCCTAACCCCACAGGCGTATGTAGAAGGCGCAACGCTGGTTCGGATTGTGCAACTTAGCCCCGACGAAATTGCCCGGCAGCAACAGGCTATTCGCGATGCAGCCGATGCAGCCAGTACGGCTGGAAGAGTAATTGTTGAAACCGAGGATTCAGCGGCTCAGCAGTCTCAGGCTATCGGTATTAACATGAAAAAGATTCTGGAAGACCCAAACTCATCCGAAAATATCCTTGTGCAGGCTGGCGACATCCTGCGCATTCCGAAAATTCTTGAAACTGTTCGGATTCAGGGTGAAGTACTCCAGCCGTCGACGGTAAAATACCGGGTAGGCCAAACGTTTCAGGATTACATTTCGCAGGCGGGTGGGTTCACCTCGAAGTCGCAGCGTCGGCGGTCGTTTATTGTTTATGCCAACGGTTCGGTCGACAGAACGCGGAAGTTTATGTTCTTTAATATTTATCCCCGTGTGCAGCCGGGTTCGGAAGTTGTAGTTCCAAAACGCAATGCCGTACCGCTCACTCCGCAGCAGATTCTGGCCTCAACGGCAGGCACGATCTCGTCGCTGCTTTCGGTAATTGGTCTCATCATCGCCCTGACTCGCGTGGGTAATTAA
- a CDS encoding DegT/DnrJ/EryC1/StrS family aminotransferase — protein sequence MINVTKSYLPDFEEYTAYLKGVWERVHLTNDGPLLRELEAQMKEFLGVKHLKFCSNGTVVLQMALKALDITKEVITTPFSYVATTNALLWEGCTPVFADIRPDDFNIDADKIEPLITEHTQAILATHVYGNACQVEQIHAIAEKYRLKVIYDAAHTFGATYNGRSLLSYGDLSTCSFHATKVFHTVEGGCIVTNDDAMAQKLHFYRSFGHRNDDYYSIGINAKNSEFHAAMGLCVLPKVPELIAARRRVFDYYNNRLDFSRLTRPTLSPGMEYNYAYYPVVFDSEETLLRVVDALKAQEIVPRRYFYPSLNTLPFVPSYQACPVSEDIALRVLSLPLYPDLAESDVDRIAGIVNEAIAVSNVVY from the coding sequence ATGATCAACGTCACAAAGTCATACTTACCTGATTTTGAAGAGTATACTGCTTACCTGAAGGGTGTCTGGGAGCGTGTTCATCTTACCAACGATGGCCCGCTGCTGCGCGAACTGGAAGCACAGATGAAAGAATTTCTGGGCGTGAAGCATCTGAAGTTCTGTAGTAATGGCACCGTTGTGTTGCAGATGGCCCTGAAGGCATTAGACATCACAAAGGAGGTTATCACAACTCCCTTCTCTTACGTTGCCACAACCAATGCCCTGCTCTGGGAAGGCTGTACGCCCGTTTTTGCCGACATTCGCCCGGACGATTTCAATATCGACGCCGACAAAATTGAGCCGCTAATAACTGAACACACGCAGGCGATTCTGGCAACGCACGTGTATGGAAACGCCTGTCAGGTTGAACAAATCCACGCTATCGCGGAAAAGTACAGGCTTAAGGTTATTTACGATGCAGCCCATACATTCGGAGCCACCTACAATGGCCGGTCGTTGCTAAGTTATGGTGATTTGAGTACCTGTAGTTTTCATGCCACCAAAGTGTTTCACACGGTTGAAGGCGGATGCATCGTTACGAACGACGACGCGATGGCGCAGAAACTGCATTTCTATCGCTCGTTCGGCCACCGCAACGACGATTATTATAGCATAGGCATCAACGCCAAAAATTCGGAGTTTCATGCAGCTATGGGCTTGTGCGTTCTGCCGAAAGTGCCGGAACTGATTGCTGCCCGCAGACGTGTTTTTGACTACTATAACAATCGGCTTGATTTCAGCCGGTTGACCCGCCCAACACTATCGCCCGGTATGGAGTACAATTATGCGTATTACCCGGTTGTGTTCGATTCGGAGGAAACCCTTTTGCGGGTGGTCGATGCCCTGAAAGCGCAGGAAATTGTACCGCGCCGTTATTTTTACCCTTCGCTTAACACCTTGCCCTTCGTACCATCTTACCAGGCTTGCCCGGTTTCGGAAGATATTGCGCTGCGTGTGCTGAGCCTGCCACTCTACCCCGATCTGGCAGAAAGTGACGTAGACCGAATCGCCGGTATTGTGAATGAAGCCATAGCTGTGTCTAATGTTGTCTACTAA
- a CDS encoding protein O-mannosyl-transferase family codes for MTFIYLLSLLIFLIYLGRLSARICRRSLVEWLLTTFLLGAGSVILTGFILSALYQTAHAPVWAGSVFITATLLGWTLQRLAWWGTDKPQRFSVSLLIRERRHTARRWFQSLSPYVRFLFSSLFITLLIIAVTNLLLVLFTVPNEWDSMTGHLNRVMQYIQRGSMRHFGGTNWNMDTYPKSVCTLQIYAFLMTGHFENGFKFIHHLSYWTAIVAVFGIVQRIGQLTAHSPEPRRMNRLLSASFFCALAYALLPDFLMQAITTETDIVLTAYLSVLLYMLFSYRQSVAAGQPDNRYLYLAGIAFGIAFGHKITFALLLPSVFVVMLYTVLWSGPGSANSLAVWFNRAWRLGAAIVVGMCLWTLPTGYLKNIDVFGHPIGPPTSLKHQSVERAGTLRNLLEQGSRNVVRYAYDHVNLDGIRNIAPGVELNRVMRRPIVVLEDKLKMRLDEETDFSIQPFAFDRRFVFYNANPYWGVFGFGLIFPLLLLVLTGIVRSTPHIFLGLAVVLHFAALSYSAPYDPFKGRYFIETGLFGVTFLALLFLHPRTTVDVRKRAVWKGYVGLVTLLGCVSALLCVFFNIRAMPFGGTALDGKTYPSAFVADRIYQMTIGRPDTYVPYKRFDELVPANATVALGTINDDFEYPLYGPDLSRRLITINPFEQGVQPIPKQADYLFFAKSVIKPQPGDIRLGTDTTIRQSMIVPAEDYYLRKLK; via the coding sequence ATGACGTTCATCTACCTTCTTTCTCTCCTTATTTTTCTGATTTACTTAGGTCGGCTGTCGGCGCGGATTTGCCGCCGGTCATTGGTGGAATGGCTGCTGACGACCTTTTTGCTCGGAGCCGGTAGCGTAATTCTGACCGGCTTTATATTATCGGCTCTGTATCAGACGGCTCATGCACCCGTATGGGCTGGGTCAGTGTTTATTACGGCAACGCTGCTGGGCTGGACCCTTCAACGGCTGGCGTGGTGGGGTACTGATAAGCCGCAACGCTTCTCCGTGTCGTTACTCATCCGCGAGCGACGGCATACGGCCCGCCGATGGTTCCAGAGCCTATCGCCTTATGTGCGGTTTCTGTTTTCGAGCCTGTTTATTACGTTGCTTATTATTGCCGTTACGAATCTGCTGCTGGTACTGTTCACCGTACCAAACGAGTGGGATAGTATGACAGGCCACCTCAATCGCGTGATGCAATACATTCAGCGCGGGTCGATGCGGCACTTCGGTGGCACGAACTGGAACATGGACACGTACCCGAAAAGCGTCTGTACGCTCCAGATTTATGCGTTCCTGATGACGGGCCATTTCGAGAACGGCTTCAAATTCATCCATCACCTCAGTTACTGGACCGCCATCGTCGCTGTGTTCGGTATTGTTCAACGAATTGGGCAACTCACGGCCCATTCGCCGGAGCCGCGTCGGATGAACCGGCTACTTTCGGCCAGTTTTTTCTGTGCGCTCGCCTACGCGCTGCTGCCTGACTTTCTGATGCAGGCCATCACAACGGAAACCGATATTGTACTGACAGCTTATCTGAGCGTATTGCTCTATATGCTGTTTTCGTATCGTCAGAGCGTGGCTGCCGGGCAACCCGACAACCGGTATTTGTATCTGGCAGGTATAGCGTTCGGCATAGCATTCGGGCATAAGATTACGTTCGCGCTGCTGCTGCCTTCGGTGTTTGTTGTAATGCTTTACACTGTGCTCTGGTCCGGGCCGGGTTCGGCAAACTCGCTGGCCGTTTGGTTCAACCGGGCGTGGCGGTTGGGCGCAGCCATTGTTGTTGGTATGTGCTTATGGACACTGCCAACGGGCTACCTGAAAAATATTGACGTCTTCGGCCACCCGATTGGTCCGCCAACGTCGCTCAAACATCAGTCGGTTGAACGGGCCGGCACGTTGCGAAATTTGCTCGAACAGGGAAGCCGGAACGTGGTTCGATATGCATACGATCATGTTAATTTAGACGGTATTCGGAACATCGCCCCCGGCGTCGAACTGAATCGGGTCATGCGTCGGCCAATCGTTGTGCTGGAAGACAAACTGAAAATGCGGTTAGACGAAGAAACCGACTTTTCCATTCAACCCTTCGCATTCGACCGGCGGTTTGTGTTTTACAATGCCAATCCATACTGGGGCGTTTTTGGTTTCGGGCTAATTTTTCCGCTTCTGCTACTGGTGTTGACGGGTATTGTGCGCTCAACGCCCCACATTTTTCTGGGCCTTGCCGTAGTGCTTCACTTTGCGGCCCTCTCCTACTCGGCACCTTACGACCCCTTTAAAGGGCGTTACTTCATCGAAACCGGGTTGTTTGGCGTCACGTTCCTGGCCCTGCTCTTTCTCCATCCGCGCACTACGGTCGATGTACGAAAGCGCGCCGTCTGGAAAGGCTATGTCGGATTGGTTACGCTATTGGGCTGTGTTTCGGCCTTGTTGTGTGTATTTTTCAACATTCGCGCCATGCCGTTTGGCGGTACGGCCCTCGACGGTAAAACCTACCCATCGGCGTTTGTGGCGGATCGTATTTACCAAATGACCATCGGGCGACCCGATACGTATGTGCCTTACAAGCGATTCGATGAACTGGTTCCGGCTAACGCAACCGTCGCGCTGGGTACGATCAACGACGATTTTGAATACCCGCTTTACGGTCCTGACCTGTCGCGTCGGCTAATTACGATCAACCCCTTCGAGCAGGGCGTTCAGCCGATTCCCAAACAAGCTGATTACCTCTTCTTCGCCAAAAGCGTGATTAAGCCACAACCGGGCGACATCCGGCTTGGCACCGACACTACCATCCGGCAGTCGATGATTGTACCGGCAGAGGATTATTACCTGAGAAAACTGAAATAG
- a CDS encoding ABC transporter permease — MRTHEVIIEPGRAERHYWRDLWRNRELLYILSMRDVSVRYKQTALGAAWGLIRPLTTMLIMVFVFSKIAKLTGDPGIPYPLMVLGGITVWTFFATAFTQISNSVTLNSNLVTKVYFPRLIMPLSAVAVSFIDFLVSLGLFILLAIWYQFVPDWHLLLLPVFIVLAVLAAFAFGLFFAVVNVRFRDIGQLIPFIVQVGFYVCPIAYSSRLVAQKAGEWWEPFYWFNPMVGIIDGFRWALLGENAYFNPRSLLISVAIITVCLGLSLYFFRKRENTFVDDI; from the coding sequence TTGAGAACGCACGAAGTTATAATTGAGCCGGGCCGCGCCGAACGTCATTACTGGCGTGATTTGTGGCGCAACCGTGAACTACTGTATATTTTATCGATGCGCGACGTGTCGGTGCGCTATAAGCAAACGGCACTCGGCGCGGCCTGGGGTCTGATTCGTCCGCTGACAACCATGCTCATCATGGTATTTGTGTTCAGCAAAATCGCCAAACTGACAGGCGACCCCGGCATTCCATATCCGTTGATGGTGCTGGGCGGCATCACCGTCTGGACTTTTTTTGCAACCGCTTTCACCCAAATCAGCAACAGCGTGACGCTGAACTCAAATCTCGTCACAAAGGTGTATTTTCCCCGGTTGATTATGCCCCTCAGTGCCGTTGCCGTTAGTTTTATCGACTTTCTGGTCTCATTGGGGCTATTTATTCTGCTGGCAATCTGGTATCAGTTCGTACCCGACTGGCATTTACTGCTGCTGCCTGTATTTATCGTACTGGCGGTGTTGGCTGCTTTTGCCTTTGGGCTGTTTTTTGCCGTTGTCAACGTGCGTTTTCGTGATATTGGGCAACTGATTCCATTCATAGTGCAGGTTGGTTTCTACGTTTGTCCTATTGCCTACAGCAGTCGTCTGGTAGCGCAAAAAGCTGGCGAATGGTGGGAACCATTCTATTGGTTTAATCCAATGGTAGGCATTATCGACGGCTTCCGCTGGGCATTGCTGGGCGAAAATGCGTACTTTAATCCGCGAAGCCTGCTCATATCAGTTGCCATTATCACTGTGTGCCTGGGTTTATCGCTCTATTTTTTTCGCAAGCGTGAAAACACGTTTGTCGATGACATTTAA
- a CDS encoding DNA topoisomerase IV subunit B, giving the protein MADLTNQPVQYNEDSIRSLDWREHIRLRPGMYIGKLGDGSAADDGIYVLLKETIDNCIDEHVMGHGKIIDVRVTDHRVEVRDYGRGIPLGKVVEVVSKINTGGKYDSGAFQKSVGLNGVGTKAVNALSTYFRVQSFRDGRTVWAEFERGYLKQQADEPTNERNGTLIAFEPDDSVFKHFHYIPQYLEKMIWNYCYLNAGLTIAFNKQKYISQNGLLDLLRNETDEDALRYPIIHLKGHDIEIAMTHGNQYGEQYYSFVNGQNTTQHGTHLNALKEAVVETIRKHFDKNYETTDIRASIIAAISIRVQEPVFESQTKTKLGSVNMSPEPNAQSVNSFVKDFVKERLDDFLHMKPAVRDALKKRIEQSERERKELAGIKKLANDRAKKASLHNKKLRDCRNHLPDLKAEDRYQSTLFITEGDSASGSITKSRNVQHQAVFSLRGKPLNCFGLTKKVVYENEEFNLLQHALDIEDGLEGLRYNRIVIATDADVDGMHIRLLMLTFFLQFFPDLVRNGHLYILETPLFRVRNPKNHKETTYCYSEEEKQAAINNLTKGGKKVEITRFKGLGEISPEEFGLFIGENMRLEPVIMEKETSVPKLLSYYMGKNTPDRQRFIIDNLRIEKDIDEAALV; this is encoded by the coding sequence ATGGCAGATTTGACAAATCAACCTGTTCAGTATAACGAAGATAGCATCCGTTCGCTCGACTGGCGCGAACACATCCGGCTCCGACCGGGCATGTATATTGGTAAACTCGGCGACGGCTCGGCTGCCGACGATGGCATCTACGTACTCCTGAAAGAAACCATCGATAACTGCATCGACGAACACGTGATGGGCCACGGCAAAATCATCGACGTGCGCGTAACCGACCACCGCGTTGAAGTGCGCGATTACGGGCGGGGCATTCCACTTGGCAAAGTGGTAGAGGTTGTTTCCAAGATCAATACCGGTGGTAAATACGATTCAGGTGCCTTCCAGAAATCGGTGGGGCTGAATGGCGTTGGGACGAAAGCCGTGAACGCGCTTTCCACGTATTTCCGGGTTCAGTCGTTTCGCGATGGCCGCACGGTTTGGGCCGAATTTGAGCGAGGGTATCTCAAACAGCAGGCCGATGAACCAACAAACGAGCGCAACGGTACGCTGATTGCCTTTGAACCCGACGATTCGGTGTTCAAACACTTTCACTATATTCCGCAGTACCTGGAGAAGATGATCTGGAACTACTGCTACCTGAATGCCGGATTGACCATTGCCTTTAATAAGCAGAAGTACATTTCGCAGAACGGTTTGCTCGACCTGCTGCGCAATGAGACAGACGAAGACGCGCTTCGGTACCCGATCATTCACCTGAAAGGCCATGATATTGAGATTGCCATGACCCACGGCAACCAATATGGCGAACAATATTACTCGTTTGTGAATGGGCAAAATACCACTCAGCACGGCACCCATCTCAACGCGCTCAAAGAAGCGGTAGTCGAAACAATACGCAAACACTTTGATAAAAATTACGAAACCACCGACATCCGGGCCAGCATTATTGCGGCTATCAGCATTCGGGTGCAGGAGCCGGTTTTTGAGTCGCAGACGAAAACGAAACTGGGATCGGTGAATATGTCGCCGGAGCCGAACGCGCAGTCGGTAAACTCGTTCGTGAAAGATTTTGTGAAAGAACGACTCGATGATTTTCTGCACATGAAACCCGCTGTGCGCGATGCACTCAAGAAGCGAATCGAACAGTCGGAACGGGAGCGGAAGGAACTGGCCGGTATCAAAAAATTAGCCAACGACCGAGCCAAAAAAGCCAGCCTGCATAACAAAAAACTACGCGACTGCCGAAACCACCTGCCCGACCTGAAAGCCGAAGATCGCTACCAAAGTACGTTGTTCATTACCGAAGGTGACTCTGCCAGCGGCTCCATCACCAAAAGCCGTAACGTACAGCATCAGGCCGTGTTCAGTTTGCGCGGAAAGCCGCTTAACTGCTTCGGTCTGACCAAAAAAGTGGTCTACGAAAATGAGGAGTTTAACCTGCTGCAACACGCGCTCGATATTGAGGACGGGCTGGAAGGGCTGCGTTACAACCGCATCGTAATTGCCACCGACGCCGACGTTGATGGCATGCACATCCGACTGCTGATGCTGACGTTTTTCCTGCAATTCTTCCCCGACCTGGTGCGCAACGGACACTTATACATTCTCGAAACGCCCCTGTTTCGGGTGCGTAACCCGAAAAATCATAAGGAAACCACCTATTGCTATTCGGAAGAAGAAAAACAGGCCGCTATCAATAACCTGACCAAAGGCGGCAAGAAAGTAGAGATTACGCGTTTCAAAGGATTAGGCGAGATTTCGCCGGAAGAATTTGGTCTGTTTATCGGCGAAAACATGCGCTTGGAGCCGGTGATTATGGAGAAAGAAACCTCCGTACCCAAACTGCTCAGCTATTATATGGGTAAGAATACACCCGACCGTCAGCGGTTCATTATCGACAACCTCCGCATCGAAAAAGACATTGACGAAGCCGCTTTGGTGTAG